In Numida meleagris isolate 19003 breed g44 Domestic line chromosome 23, NumMel1.0, whole genome shotgun sequence, the following proteins share a genomic window:
- the TECTA gene encoding alpha-tectorin isoform X2, whose translation MRAEDQVLSGSCSYLLARQCWPGSQLPYFNVEAKNENRGGSSVSWLRDIFVEVYSHKIVLPKGSFGKAKVDDLVVSLPISLELGAIKVYQSGLSTALETDFGLLVTYDGQHYASVSVPGTYINGTCGLCGNYNKDPEDDALRSDGRLATSVPELGESWRVPHPERKCSPGCVENCSVCDASAESLYFSPEYCGFLNKSGGPLWECGSVVDPTAFVHSCVYDLCSARENGTGLCQAIQAYAAVCQGLGIPVGEWRAQTGCEAAVQCPEHSHYSVCTSGCPATCSDLTAPLRCTAPCAEGCECDDGHVLSADHCIPVQKCGCDVDGRYYAVGDVFWATADCTAECQCEDGGEAKCFNASCPEGEVCAIEGGYRGCYPKREGLCSVGQNQVLRTFDGVTFPYPLEHSYTLLKTCVERPDFIEVDISQKKPGYAPNGLRVVRIQVVGQEVKVGGASLSEVKVNGYDVDLPYFHPSGHLEIYRTDNGTVMESEGLLSIGYYDSGLLEIHLSTAYFNCTGGLCGFFNGNVSDEFCTPKGKCTDNLELFLESWTTFDEICNGECGDLLKACNNDSELLKTYRSRSNCGIINDPTNSSFLECHSVVNVSAYYRTCLFRLCQSGGNQSELCDAVARYSSACKNAEVDVGQWRSHSFCPLACPENSHFEECMSCVETCETLATGPVCMDTCTEGCQCDEGFALRGSRCVPRGECGCNFEGRQLATNQTFWMDISCHFLCYCNGSDNSVYCENVSCKDDEYCLEENGLYYCHVRTDASCIVSGYGHYLTFDGFSFDFQSSCALVLCTTISRPRAERSDTFPTFTVTAKNEDRDTSLALWVKQVEVEVFNYNIVIHRAYKYTVMINNERLYLPLKLGQGKVNIFAFGFHIVVETDFGLKVVYDWKTFLSVTIPRSFQNLTYGLCGRYNGNPDDDLVAAGGMPAFGVTDFVQSWAKRDTFCRVGCGDRCPACGKVEGFWKPQQLCSLIPSQSGVFAKCHSKINPSYFYKNCLFDTCVDGGAMQTACGWLQNYASTCQTQGIAIIGWRNFTSCSVSCPPNSHYESCVSLCQPRCAAIRLKSDCGHYCVEGCQCDPGYVLNGKSCILPQNCGCYSDGKYYEPKQLFWNGDCTRRCRCFRRNLIQCDPRHCKSDEECASRNGVRGCFSTRSSFCLAAGGGVFRTFDGAFLRFPANCAFVLSTICQKLPDFSFQLIINFDKWSSPNLTVISPVYFYINEEQILISDRSTVKVNGSLVSIPFVTGLSTKIYSQEGFLVIDSSPDIQIRYNGFNVIKITIGDRLQNKVCGLCGNFNGDPADDYATLRGKPVVSSVVLAQSWKTNGMQKSCNELQYSQYAASCDNVQIQKLQSDNYCLKLTDMKGFFQPCYGLLDPLPFYESCFLDGCYNRKQVQLCGSLAAYGEACRTFGILGTEWIEKENCSGVVEDPCAGADCPNRTCELDDGGELCGCIEPPPYGNTTHDIIDAEVTCKAAQMEVSISKCKLFQLGFEREGVRVNDRHCPGIEGEDFISFQINNTKGNCGNLVQSNSTHIVYKNTVWIESANNTGNIITRDRTINVEFSCAYELDIKISLDSVVRPMLSVINLTVPTQEGSFTTKMALYKNSSYKHPYRQGEVVLTTRDVLYVGVFVVGADSNHLILMLNKCYATPSRDSNDKLRYFIIEGGCQNMKDNTIGIEENGVSLTCRFHVTVFKFIGDYDEVHLHCAVSLCDSEKYSCKINCPQHRRSASAFAQEAHEQILSVGPIRRKRSDWCEDNGGCEQICTSQADGPLCSCVTGTLQGDGKSCRASSSSADTRARASLLVVAQLWLWAALQDPTS comes from the exons ATGCGAGCCGAAGATCAAGTTCTTTCA GGTTCCTGCTCCTACCTCCTCGCCAGGCAGTGCTGGCcaggctcccagctgccctACTTCAACGTGGAGGCCAAGAATGAGAACCGAGGCGGCTCCTCCGTCTCCTGGCTGAGGGACATTTTTGTGGAGGTCTACTCGCACAAGATCGTCCTCCCGAAGGGCAGCTTTGGGAAAGCCAAG GTGGATGACTTGGTGGTGTCCTTACCCATTTCCCTGGAGCTGGGCGCAATCAAAGTCTACCAAAGCGGCTTGTCCACAGCCCTGGAGACTGATTTTGGCCTGCTGGTGACTTACGATGGCCAACACTATGCCTCCGTCTCCGTTCCTGGCACATACATCAATGGCACATGCGGTCTGTGCGGGAATTACAACAAAGACCCCGAGGATGATGCGCTGCGCTCGGATGGCAGGTTGGCCACCTCCGTGCCAGAACTGGGCGAGAGCTGGCGAGTGCCGCACCCCGAGAGGAAATGCTCGCCCGGCTGCGTGGAGAACTGCAGCGTCTGCGATGCCTCCGCCGAATCCCTGTATTTCTCCCCCGAATATTGCGGCTTCCTCAACAAGAGTGGCGGGCCGCTGTGGGAGTGCGGCTCCGTCGTGGACCCCACCGCCTTCGTACACAGCTGCGTCTACGACCTGTGCAGCGCGCGGGAGAACGGCACCGGGCTGTGCCAAGCCATCCAGGCGTACGCCGCGGTGTGCCAAGGCCTGGGCATCCCCGTGGGAGAATGGCGTGCCCAGACGGGATGCG AGGCAGCCGTGCAGTGCCCAGAGCACAGCCACTACTCAGTGTGCACCAGCGGCTGCCCCGCCACCTGCTCAGACCTGACAGCCCCACTGCGCTGCACCGCGCCCTGCGCCGAGGGCTGTGAGTGCGACGATGGCCACGTGCTGAGCGCCGACCACTGCATCCCTGTGCAGAAGTGTGGCTGTGATGTGGACGGACGGTACTATGCCGTCGGAGACGTGTTCTGGGCAACAGCAGACTGTACAGCAGAGTGCCAGTGTGAGGACGGTGGAGAGGCCAAGTGCTTCAACGCCAGCTGCCCCGAAGGAGAGGTCTGCGCCATCGAGGGTGGCTACCGGGGCTGCTACCCGAAGCGGGAGGGCTTGTGTTCGGTGGGACAGAACCAGGTGCTGCGGACGTTTGATGGCGTCACCTTCCCCTACCCGCTGGAGCACTCTTACACACTGCTCAAAACCTGCGTGGAGAGGCCTGACTTCATCGAGGTGGATATCAGCCAGAAGAAGCCGGGTTATGCTCCCAATGGGCTGCGTGTCGTGCGGATCCAGGTGGTTGGCCAAGAGGTGAAGGTCGGAGGAGCCAGCCTGTCGGAGGTGAAG GTGAACGGCTACGATGTGGACCTGCCATATTTCCACCCTTCTGGCCACCTGGAGATCTACCGCACTGACAACGGCACTGTGATGGAGTCAGAGGGACTCCTAAGCATTGGCTACTACGATTCAGGCCTCCTGGAGATCCACCTCTCCACCGCCTACTTCAACTGCACCGGGGGCCTGTGTGGCTTCTTCAATGGCAACGTCAGTGATGAGTTCTGCACACCCAAGGGCAAGTGCACGGACAACCTGGAGCTATTCCTGGAGAGCTGGACAACGTTCGACGAGATCTGCAACGGGGAGTGTGGGGACCTCCTCAAGGCATGCAACAATGACTCAGAGCTGCTCAAGACTTACCGGAGCCGCTCCAACTGCGGCATCATCAATGACCCCACCAACAGCTCCTTCTTGGAGTGCCACAGCGTGGTCAACGTCTCGGCCTACTACAGGACGTGCCTCTTCCGCCTGTGCCAGAGCGGAGGCAACCAGTCAGAGCTGTGCGATGCGGTGGCACGCTACTCCAGTGCCTGCAAGAACGCCGAGGTGGACGTGGGCCAGTGGAGGAGCCACAGCTTTTGCC CCCTGGCGTGCCCGGAGAACAGCCATTTTGAGGAGTGCATGAGCTGCGTGGAGACCTGCGAGACTCTGGCCACGGGCCCTGTCTGCATGGACACGTGCACAGAGGGCTGCCAGTGCGACGAGGGCTTCGCCCTGCGCGGCTCCCGCTGCGTGCCCCGTGGCGAGTGCGGCTGCAACTTCGAGGGCCGCCAGCTGGCCACCAACCAGACCTTCTGGATGGACATCTCCTGCCACTTCCTCTGCTACTGCAATGGCTCAGACAACAGCGTGTACTGCGAGAACGTCTCCTGCAAGGACGATGAGTACTGCCTGGAGGAGAACGGCCTCTACTACTGTCATGTCCGCACTGATGCCTCCTGCATCGTCTCCGGCTACGGGCACTACCTGACGTTCGACGGCTTCTCGTTTGacttccagagcagctgtgcCCTGGTGCTGTGCACCACCATCTCTCGGCCACGTGCGGAGCGGTCGGACACCTTCCCCACCTTCACCGTCACGGCCAAGAACGAGGATCGCGACACCTCCCTGGCCCTGTGGGTGAAGCAGGTGGAGGTGGAGGTCTTCAACTACAACATTGTCATCCACCGCGCCTACAAGTACACTGTGATG ATCAACAATGAACGGCTCTACCTACCCCTGAAGCTGGGCCAGGGCAAAGTGAACATCTTTGCCTTTGGTTTCCACATTGTGGTGGAGACCGACTTTGGGCTGAAAGTGGTGTATGACTGGAAGACCTTCCTCTCCGTCACCATCCCGCGCAGCTTCCAGAACCTGACCTACGGCCTCTGCGGCCGCTACAACGGCAACCCTGACGATGACCTGGTGGCTGCGGGTGGCATGCCAGCCTTCGGCGTCACCGACTTCGTACAGAGCTGGGCCAAGCGGGACACCTTCTGTCGGGTGGGCTGCGGCGACCGCTGCCCAGCCTGCGGCAAAGTGGAGGGCTTCTGGaagccccagcagctctgcagcctcatTCCCAGCCAAAGCGGCGTCTTCGCCAAGTGCCACAGCAAGATCAACCCCAGCTATTTCTACAAGAACTGCCTCTTCGACACATGCGTTGACGGAGGAGCCATGCAGACGGCCTGTGGCTGGCTGCAAAACTATGCCAGCACGTGCCAGACTCAGGGCATCGCCATCATTGGCTGGAGGAACTTCACCTCGTGCT CTGTCAGCTGTCCCCCCAACAGCCACTACGAGAGCTGCGTGTCCCTGTGCCAGCCCCGCTGTGCTGCCATCCGCCTGAAGAGCGACTGTGGCCACTACTGCGTGGAGGGCTGCCAGTGCGACCCCGGCTACGTGCTGAATGGCAAGAGCTGCATCCTGCCCCAGAACTGCGGCTGCTACTCTGATGGCAAATACTACGAG CCCAAGCAGCTCTTCTGGAACGGGGATTGCACGCGGCGGTGCCGCTGCTTCCGGCGCAACCTGATCCAGTGCGACCCGCGGCACTGCAAGTCGGACGAGGAGTGCGCCTCGCGCAACGGCGTGCGCGGCTGCTTCAGCACACGCAGCTCCTTCTGCctggcggcgggcggcggggtCTTCCGCACCTTCGACGGCGCCTTCCTCCGCTTCCCCGCCAACTGCGCCTTTGTGCTCTCCACCATCTGCCAGAAGCTGCCGGACTTCTCCTTCCAGCTCATCATCAACTTTGACAAGTGGTCCTCGCCCAACCTCACCGTCATCTCCCCCGTGTACTTCTACATCAACGAGGAGCAGATCCTCATCAGCGACAGGAGTACCGTCAAG GTGAACGGCAGCCTCGTGAgcatccccttcgtcacgggGCTCTCCACCAAGATCTACAGCCAGGAGGGCTTCCTGGTGATCGACTCCAGCCCCGACATCCAGATCCGCTACAACGGCTTCAACGTCATCAAGATCACCATCGGCGACCGGCTGCAGAACAAGGTGTGCGGGCTGTGCGGCAACTTCAACGGCGACCCGGCGGACGACTACGCGACGCTGCGGGGCAAGCCGGTGGTCAGCAGCGTGGTGCTGGCGCAGAGCTGGAAGACCAACGGCATGCAGAAGAG CTGCAACGAGCTGCAGTACTCCCAGTACGCCGCGTCCTGCGACAACGTCCAGATCCAGAAACTGCAGAGCGACAACTACTGCCTGAAGCTGACGGACATGAAGGGCTTTTTCCAGCCCTGCTACGGCCTCCTGGACCCGCTGCCCTTCTACGAGTCGTGCTTCCTGGATGGCTGCTACAACCGCAAGCAGGTGCAGCTGTGTGGCTCCCTGGCTGCCTACGGCGAGGCGTGCCGTACTTTCGGCATCCTGGGCACCGAGTGGATCGAGAAGGAGAATTGCT CAGGAGTGGTGGAGGATCCCTGCGCGGGTGCCGACTGCCCCAACCGGACCTGTGAGCTGGATGACGGCGGGGAGCTGTGTGGCTGCATCGAGCCCCCCCCTTACGGAAACA CCACCCATGACATCATCGATGCAGAGGTCACGTGCAAAGCTGCCCAAATGGAAGTGTCCATCTCCAAGTGCAAGCTGTTCCAGCTGGGCTTTGAGCGCGAGGGCGTGCGGGTCAACGACCGCCACTGCCCCGGCATCGAGGGCGAGGACTTCATCTCCTTCCAAATCAACAACACCAAGGGCAACTGCGGCAACCTGGTGCAG TCCAACAGCACGCACATCGTATACAAGAACACGGTGTGGATTGAAAGCGCGAACAACACAGGCAACATCATCACCCGAGACCGGACCATCAACGTGGAGTTTTCCTGTGCCTACGAGCTGGACATCAAGATCTCTCTTGACTCAGTCGTGCGGCCAATGCTCAG TGTGATCAACCTGACAGTGCCAACACAGGAAGGGAGCTTCACAACCAAGATGGCCTTGTACAAGAACTCCTCCTACAAGCACCCGTACCGGCAGGGGGAAGTGGTGCTGACCACGCGGGACGTGCTCTATGTGGGGGTCTTTGTGGTGGGGGCTGACTCCAACCACTTGATCCTGATGCTGAACAAGTGCTACGCGACGCCCTCGCGGGACAGCAATGACAAGCTGCGCTACTTCATCATCGAGGGAGG GTGCCAAAACATGAAGGACAACACCATTGGCATAGAGGAGAATGGGGTGTCCCTGACCTGTCGCTTCCACGTCACTGTCTTCAAGTTCATCGGGGACTACGACGAAGTCCacctgcactgtgctgtgtcACTCTGTGACTCAGAGAAGTACTCCTGCAAAATA AACTGCCCCCAGCACCGGCGGTCAGCCAGCGCCTTCGCCCAGGAGGCCCACGAGCAGATCCTGTCGGTGGGGCCCATTCGGAGGAAAC GATCAGATTGGTGCGAGGACAACGGTGGCTGTGAGCAGATCTGCACGAGTCAGGCGGATGGGCCCCTGTGCAGCTGTGTGACGGGGACACTGCAAGGGGATGGCAAGAGCTGCAGGG CCTCCAGCTCATCAGCAGACACCCGAGCCCGAGCGAGCCTTCTGGTGGTGGcacagctgtggctgtgggCGGCTCTGCAGGACCCGACCTCAtag